The following proteins come from a genomic window of Dreissena polymorpha isolate Duluth1 chromosome 1, UMN_Dpol_1.0, whole genome shotgun sequence:
- the LOC127841574 gene encoding zonadhesin-like, with the protein MKGKMSAMMAKGTQVRRKEPPTIKSVRQKTKAGKPVAQISRRVVPAPDTSSVPPPGSVSQDQPSPVPESSMSANGMHLPQQTPVYIVQPLMSATQQAHVPDQTPVYNEQPLMSATQQAIVPDQTPEYYEQLLMSATQQAIVPDQTPVYNEQSLMSATQQAHMHVPDQTPVYNEQPLMSATQQAHVPDQTPVYKEQPLMSATQQAHVHVPDRTPVYNVQPLMSATQQAHLPDQTPVYNVQPLMSATQQAIVPDQTPVYNEQPLISALQQAHKHAPEQTPVYNVQPLMPALQQAHVHNQTSDVQPITPEVQHSEASVLGASISLWLSSLLAEPLPTLTPTSIASTPARPSAFRTTRPDFGGSNLTVTSSFYQLVEGRRVVERDVNRLTRQVEALTRSNIAQTQEIASLKEMGASLVMASYHQAAQVASAPQPPLATERENAEAIIPSHAMLSDDEVRLIHQASNGAMNFAAHLTQRLFPELFTASMIRLHYNYHGGRKDKKQPLSPRRKSAIRTYVIRHFPSMADDNNWRNEGIPKINEMLRRQTRMPAAMEQ; encoded by the exons ATGAAAGGCAAGATGAGTGCGATGATGGCAAAAGGAACGCAAGTAAGGCGAAAAGAACCGCCAACCATCAAATCAGTCAGACAAAAG ACCAAAGCAGGCAAACCGGTGGCACAGATCAGCCGAAGAGTTGTTCCGGCACCTGACACGTCTTCAGTGCCCCCACCAGGTTCGGTGTCACAGGATCAGCCGTCGCCGGTGCCTGAGTCGTCGATGTCAGCCAATGGCATGCATCTGCCTCAGCAGACACCGGTGTATATTGTGCAGCCGTTGATGTCAGCTACTCAGCAAGCGCACGTGCCTGACCAAACACCGGTGTACAACGAGCAGCCGTTGATGTCAGCTACTCAGCAAGCGATCGTGCCTGACCAGACACCGGAGTACTACGAGCAGCTGTTGATGTCAGCTACTCAGCAAGCGATCGTGCCTGACCAGACACCGGTGTACAACGAGCAGTCGTTGATGTCAGCTACTCAGCAAGCACACATGCACGTGCCTGACCAGACACCGGTGTACAACGAGCAGCCGTTGATGTCAGCTACTCAGCAAGCGCACGTGCCTGACCAGACACCGGTGTACAAGGAGCAGCCGTTGATGTCAGCTACTCAGCAAGCGCATGTGCACGTGCCTGACCGGACACCGGTGTACAACGTGCAGCCGTTGATGTCAGCTACTCAGCAAGCGCACCTGCCTGACCAGACACCGGTGTACAACGTGCAGCCGTTGATGTCAGCTACTCAGCAAGCGATTGTGCCTGACCAGACACCGGTGTACAACGAGCAGCCATTGATCTCAGCTCTTCAGCAAGCGCACAAGCACGCGCCTGAACAGACACCAGTGTACAACGTGCAGCCATTAATGCCAGCTCTTCAGCAAGCGCACGTGCACAACCAGACATCCGACGTTCAGCCAATTACACCAGAGGTTCAGCATTCAGAAGCGTCTGTCCTAGGAGCGTCTATTTCCCTGTGGTTAAGCTCGCTGCTTGCAGAGCCTCTACCGACACTGACACCCACGTCAATCGCTTCAACGCCAGCTAGGCCGTCAGCTTTCCGGACAACCCGTCCGGACTTTGGTGGCAGCAATCTGACGGTGACCTCATCATTTTACCAGCTTGTTGAGGGGCGTCGGGTAGTGGAGCGTGATGTGAACAGGCTGACACGGCAGGTGGAGGCTCTGACCAGGAGCAATATTGCCCAGACCCAGGAGATCGCCTCCCTGAAAGAAATGGGCGCATCGCTGGTTATGGCCTCATATCATCAGGCAGCTCAAGTAGCATCTGCACCACAGCCGCCACTTGCTACTGAAAGGGAGAATGCAGAGGCCATCATCCCGAGTCACGCCATGCTGTCAGATGATGAAGTGCGCTTGATACATCAGGCATCAAACGGCGCAATGAACTTCGCTGCACATTTGACGCAGAGGCTGTTCCCGGAACTTTTTACAGCTTCAATGATCCGCCTGCATTACAACTACCATGGTGGTAGGAAGGATAAGAAGCAGCCGCTTAGCCCTCGTCGGAAAAGCGCCATCCGGACGTACGTGATACGCCACTTCCCGTCCATGGCAGACGACAACAACTGGCGAAATGAGGGAATACCAAAGATAAATGAAATGCTCCGTCGTCAGACACGCATGCCAGCTGCCATGGAGCAGTAA